The Polynucleobacter sp. TSB-Sco08W16 genome includes a region encoding these proteins:
- the fba gene encoding class II fructose-bisphosphate aldolase (catalyzes the reversible aldol condensation of dihydroxyacetonephosphate and glyceraldehyde 3-phosphate in the Calvin cycle, glycolysis, and/or gluconeogenesis), translated as MALVSLRQLLDHAAENGYGLPAFNVNNLEQVTAIMEAASEADSPVIMQASAGARKYAGEAFLRHLISAAVEAYPHIPVVMHQDHGQSPAVCMAAIKSGFTSVMMDGSLEADGKSVASYEYNVDVSREVVKFSHSIGVTVEAELGVLGSLETMQGDKEDGHGADGKMTREQLLTDVEQAADFVKATQCDALAIAIGTSHGAYKFTKKPTGDILAIDRIKEIHARIPNTHLVMHGSSSVPQELLAEIRQFGGDMKETYGVPVEEIQEGIKNGVRKINIDTDIRLAMTGAIRRYLFENPSKFDPRDYLKPAREAAKKVCIARFQAFGSAGQASKIKPIPLEKMAELYKSGKLAQIVK; from the coding sequence ATGGCTTTAGTATCTTTAAGACAACTCTTGGATCATGCGGCTGAAAACGGCTACGGCTTGCCAGCATTTAACGTCAATAACTTAGAGCAAGTTACTGCGATCATGGAGGCTGCTAGTGAGGCAGACTCTCCGGTGATCATGCAAGCATCCGCTGGTGCGCGCAAATATGCTGGCGAAGCATTTTTACGTCATTTGATTTCTGCAGCAGTAGAGGCTTATCCACATATTCCAGTAGTGATGCACCAAGACCACGGGCAAAGCCCAGCAGTCTGCATGGCTGCGATTAAGAGTGGCTTTACGAGCGTGATGATGGATGGCTCTTTGGAGGCTGATGGCAAATCAGTTGCCAGCTATGAGTACAACGTCGATGTATCAAGAGAAGTAGTCAAGTTTTCTCACTCTATTGGAGTTACGGTTGAGGCTGAGCTAGGTGTTCTCGGTTCTTTAGAGACCATGCAAGGTGATAAAGAAGATGGTCATGGTGCTGACGGCAAGATGACGCGTGAACAACTGCTGACTGACGTTGAGCAAGCTGCTGACTTTGTAAAGGCAACACAATGTGATGCTCTGGCAATTGCAATTGGTACCAGCCATGGAGCCTATAAGTTCACCAAAAAGCCTACTGGCGATATTTTGGCAATTGACCGGATTAAAGAAATTCATGCACGTATCCCAAATACACACTTAGTGATGCATGGTTCTTCTAGCGTTCCACAAGAATTGCTTGCTGAGATTCGTCAGTTTGGTGGTGATATGAAAGAAACCTATGGCGTTCCTGTTGAAGAAATTCAAGAGGGCATTAAGAATGGTGTTCGTAAGATCAACATCGATACTGATATTCGTTTGGCAATGACTGGCGCTATCCGCCGATACCTGTTTGAAAACCCAAGCAAGTTTGATCCACGTGATTATTTAAAGCCAGCTCGCGAAGCTGCTAAGAAAGTATGTATCGCACGTTTTCAGGCTTTTGGTTCTGCTGGTCAGGCATCTAAAATCAAACCTATTCCATTAGAAAAAATGGCGGAGCTTTACAAGAGCGGTAAGTTAGCTCAGATCGTGAAGTGA
- a CDS encoding phosphoglycerate kinase, which yields MPESLFKVKRLSELAEAGLLKGKRVFIRADLNVPQDESGNITEDTRIRASMPAVQMCLDAGAAVMVTSHLGRPTEGEFKPEDSLAPVADRIATLLNRKVPLISDWVNGGFEVNPGEVVLLENCRLNIGEKKNSDELAKKIAALCDVYVNDAFGTAHRAEATTNGVAKFAPIACAGPLMAAELDALSRALASPKRPLVAIVAGSKVSSKLTILKALSEKVDELIVGGGIANTFMLAKGLPIGKSLAEPDLVDEAREIMELMEKRGAHVPIPEDVVVANELSPLARANRVPADQVAEDDMILDIGPKTAARLSIMLAHAGTIVWNGPLGVFEIDQFGGGTKMLAAAIAHSPAFSIAGGGDTLAAIAKYGIENQVDYISTGGGAFLEFLEGKTLPAFAVLAERAKD from the coding sequence ATGCCGGAATCCTTATTTAAAGTTAAGCGTCTAAGCGAATTAGCCGAAGCAGGCCTATTAAAGGGTAAGCGGGTCTTTATCCGTGCCGACCTTAATGTTCCCCAAGATGAGTCTGGAAACATTACCGAAGACACTCGCATTCGTGCGTCGATGCCTGCGGTGCAGATGTGTTTGGATGCGGGTGCTGCCGTGATGGTTACTTCTCATCTGGGCCGCCCAACGGAGGGTGAATTTAAGCCTGAGGATAGTTTGGCGCCTGTTGCAGATCGCATTGCTACTTTGCTCAATCGCAAGGTTCCTCTAATTAGCGATTGGGTGAATGGTGGCTTCGAGGTTAATCCAGGTGAAGTTGTTCTTCTAGAAAACTGCCGCTTAAATATTGGTGAGAAAAAGAACAGTGATGAGTTGGCAAAAAAGATTGCTGCTCTATGTGATGTTTATGTGAATGATGCATTTGGTACGGCACATCGTGCTGAAGCAACCACCAATGGTGTTGCGAAGTTTGCGCCAATTGCATGTGCTGGTCCTTTAATGGCTGCAGAGTTAGATGCCTTAAGTCGCGCGTTAGCAAGTCCGAAGCGCCCACTTGTAGCTATTGTTGCAGGCTCAAAAGTTTCTTCTAAGCTAACCATTCTGAAAGCGCTCTCTGAAAAGGTTGATGAGCTGATTGTTGGCGGCGGCATTGCTAATACCTTTATGTTGGCTAAGGGTTTGCCAATCGGCAAGTCTCTTGCTGAGCCAGACCTAGTAGATGAAGCTCGAGAAATTATGGAGCTCATGGAAAAGCGCGGTGCTCATGTTCCTATTCCGGAAGACGTTGTGGTTGCAAATGAACTCTCTCCGTTGGCTCGCGCTAACCGTGTGCCCGCCGATCAAGTTGCTGAAGACGACATGATTTTGGATATTGGGCCTAAGACTGCTGCGCGTTTATCTATCATGCTTGCGCATGCCGGCACGATTGTTTGGAATGGCCCGCTGGGCGTATTTGAAATCGATCAATTTGGCGGTGGCACCAAAATGCTGGCTGCAGCAATCGCTCACTCTCCCGCATTCTCGATTGCTGGCGGCGGCGATACATTAGCAGCGATTGCGAAGTATGGCATCGAAAATCAAGTGGATTACATCTCAACTGGGGGCGGCGCTTTCTTGGAATTCCTTGAAGGTAAAACCTTGCCAGCCTTTGCAGTGCTTGCCGAACGGGCGAAAGATTAA
- the pyk gene encoding pyruvate kinase, protein MLRATKIIATLGPASEKPEVLRDMIRAGVDVVRMNFSHGTVADHKARHDLVRSISAEAGKEVGIMADLQGPKIRVGKFADSKILLQEGEKFILDVACELGNQGRVGLDYKELPNDVKPGDRLLLNDGLVVLRVESVKGGEIFTLVEQGGPLSNNKGINRAGGGLTAPALTEKDIADLDAAIAMGVDFLAISFPKDGADMAYARKLADAASAKYGVGKVRTIAKVERAEAIEPEALKSIIAESDGIMVARGDLAIEVGNAAVPALQKRMIAWAREADKFTITATQMMESMINAPVPTRAEVSDVANAVLDGTDAVMLSAESAAGMYPVQTIKAMAEICVEAEKSDRVKLDTDFLDQTFTRIDQTIALGALFTAHHLNADAIAALTDSGSTAIWMSRHNIHVPIFALTSKIATQRALSTYRNVTPIGLDYTKDRDTALQEVEACLKKLGAVKKGNTVVLTSGEPMGEPGGTNTLKIIQVK, encoded by the coding sequence ATGCTTAGAGCAACCAAAATCATTGCTACTTTGGGGCCTGCATCAGAAAAGCCTGAAGTATTACGTGACATGATTCGTGCAGGTGTTGATGTGGTGCGCATGAACTTTTCGCATGGCACAGTAGCGGATCACAAAGCACGCCATGATTTAGTGCGCAGCATTTCTGCTGAAGCTGGTAAAGAAGTTGGCATCATGGCCGATCTTCAGGGTCCAAAAATTCGTGTTGGCAAGTTTGCTGACAGTAAGATTTTGCTCCAAGAGGGTGAGAAATTTATTCTTGATGTGGCTTGTGAGTTAGGTAATCAAGGTCGCGTAGGGCTTGATTACAAAGAGTTGCCTAACGATGTCAAACCAGGCGATCGTCTTTTGTTAAATGATGGCTTAGTGGTGCTACGTGTTGAAAGCGTTAAAGGTGGGGAAATCTTCACCCTTGTTGAGCAGGGCGGCCCACTTTCTAATAACAAAGGAATCAACCGAGCCGGTGGGGGTTTGACTGCACCTGCATTGACTGAAAAAGACATCGCTGACTTAGATGCAGCAATCGCAATGGGGGTTGATTTTCTGGCAATTAGTTTCCCAAAAGATGGCGCTGATATGGCATATGCTCGCAAGTTAGCAGATGCTGCTAGCGCCAAGTATGGTGTTGGCAAAGTAAGAACGATCGCCAAAGTAGAGCGTGCTGAAGCTATTGAACCTGAAGCCCTCAAGAGCATTATTGCTGAGAGTGACGGCATTATGGTTGCTCGCGGGGATCTTGCCATTGAGGTTGGCAATGCTGCCGTACCAGCATTGCAAAAACGGATGATTGCTTGGGCGCGTGAGGCGGATAAATTCACAATCACTGCAACGCAAATGATGGAGTCGATGATTAATGCTCCAGTGCCAACGCGTGCAGAGGTGAGTGACGTGGCTAATGCAGTCCTGGATGGCACTGATGCGGTAATGCTATCTGCAGAATCCGCTGCCGGTATGTACCCAGTTCAGACTATCAAGGCGATGGCAGAGATTTGTGTTGAAGCTGAGAAATCAGATCGCGTGAAGTTGGATACCGATTTCTTAGACCAAACATTTACCCGCATTGATCAAACGATTGCCTTGGGCGCCTTGTTTACTGCTCACCATTTGAATGCAGATGCCATTGCGGCCTTAACGGACTCTGGTTCAACTGCAATCTGGATGAGTCGCCACAATATTCATGTGCCGATCTTTGCCTTAACTTCAAAGATAGCTACCCAGCGTGCTTTAAGCACATACCGCAATGTCACGCCCATTGGCCTGGATTACACCAAAGATCGTGATACTGCATTGCAAGAGGTAGAGGCCTGCCTAAAGAAACTGGGTGCAGTCAAAAAAGGCAATACCGTAGTATTAACTTCCGGAGAGCCAATGGGCGAACCTGGCGGCACTAATACTCTCAAGATTATTCAGGTGAAGTAA